TCGTGTCAACCCGATGGCCTTCGCCATTCTCTGGCTCGACAAGGAGACGCGGCAATGGTCGCGCGAAGGTCACTTCGGGCTCGATCTGCCCGAATGGGGCGCGTTGCATGTGGATTGCGGCAATACGCTCGTCTGCGCTGCGCACAGCACCGTGCCGGTCTGCGTGCTCGAAGGGCTCGATCTGAACCAGGTTGAAGGGCCATTCGAAAGCGAGGTGGGCCGGGTGCAATGGTGCGCCGAACGCGGCTGCGACATGACGAGCGGTCACTGGCGTGTGCAATGCATCGACGTCGAACAGACCGAGCCGGAAAACGGCGTATTCGCAACCGGCGAAGACACCGACCAGGCCGATCAGGCCGGAGAACGCGCCTGAGTTCGATGCGCGATGCCTTGACCCCGCCCGCGCTACGCCGCGATCACCTTGCCCGGATTCAGGATATTGTGTGGATCGAGCGCGAGCTTGATCGCCTTCATCGCCGCAAGCTCGGCCGGCGAGCGTGACAAGCCGAGCACGCTCAGCTTCTCCTCGCCGATCCCATGCTCGGCCGACACCGAGCCGCCCATTTCCCCCGTGAGTTCATAGACGACCTGCTTGACGTCGGCGACCGCGTCGTTGGTCCAGCCCGGCTCCTGCACCACCACGTGCAGATTGCCGTCACCGAGATGGCCGTACACGAGGATCGTCGCGTGTGGCCAGCGCGCGCGCAGGCGCTCGTCGCAACGCTGCGCGGCGTCGCCCGCCTGCGCGACCGCAAAGCTGATGTCGAACGAGATGCGCCCCGGTATCAGACGCGGATATTCGGCTGGCGCATCGCGAATCGCCCAGAACGCCGCGGCGTCCGCGTCCGATTGGGCGATCGCGGCATCGGCGATGACGCCGGCGTCGAGCATGTCGGCGAGGAACTCCTCGAACGCCGCCGACTGCCGCTCCGGGTCCGCGCCGCAACTCTCGAGCAGTACGTAGTACGCGTGATCGCCCGCGAGCGGTACACGCAACTCGGGCAGGCGTTGCCGCACGAAGTCGCAATAGCTCGGCCACATCACCTCGAACGCGGACACGCCGGCCGGCAGGCGCTCCTGCGCACGGCCGAGCAGCGTGGTCACGGCCGCGTAGTCCGGCATCCCGCACCATGCCGTTGATATCGCGCGCGGTTTGGCGCGCAGACGCAGCACCGCTCGCGTGATCACCGCGAGCGTCCCTTCGCTGCCCGTCAGCAGATTGCGCAGGTCGTAGCCGGTATTGTTCTTGATCATCTTGCGCTGAGCACCGATCACGCTGCCGTCGGCGAGCACCGCTTCGACGTCGAGCACCTGGTCGCGCATCATGCCGTAGCGGATCACGCGATTGCCGCCCGCGTTGGTCGCGATGTTGCCGCCGATCGTGCAACTGCCGCGCGCGCCGAGGTCGAGCGCGAACATGAAGCCGGCGCGATCGGCCGCTTCCTGCACGACCTGCAGCGGTGTGCCGGCGAGCACGGTCATCGTCGCGCTGACCGGATCGATCTCGACGACGCCGTTCATCCGCTCGACGCTCAGCGCGACTTCGCCGCCTAGCACGCAGGCACCGCCCGCGTGCCCGGTCATGCCGCCTTGCGTGACGACCGGCTGACGGAATTGATGGCAGATCCTGAGCGCGGTGGCGACCTGTTCCGTCGTGCGCGGACGGATCAGCGCGACCGGATCGGTCGATGGCGTGCCGCTCCAGTCCGTGAACTGCCGCCCGCCGAACTCGTCCGGCAGGCTCACGATGTCCGCGCCAAGCGCCGTGCGCAGCGCGGCGACGGCTTCGTTACCGCGGCTCGCCGCAGTCTGTTCGTGCTGCATCAGATATCTCCAGTTCGGCAGGCGGGCAGAACCGCGGCCTGCGCCTGCCCCATTTGCATTTGTGTTGGCGATTCCGTTCGCGCCCGCGACAGCGGCGCCTCATGCCGCAGCCAGCGCAGATAACTGCGATCGAGCCCGGCAATATCGCTGCAGCCCAACAGCCCGAGCGCCCGGTCGATCTCGGTCTTCAGAATCTCGATGGCACGCTCGGCACCCGGCTGGCCGCCCGCGCTCAGACCGTAGGTGGTCGCGCGTCCGAGCAGCACCGCGTCGGCGCCCAGAGCGACCGCCTTCAGGATGTCGGAGCCACGACGAAAGCCACCGTCGAGCATCACGCAGAGTCTGCCGCCGACCTGCTCGACGACCTCGGGCAGCACGTCCATCGCCGATACCGCGCTGTCGAGTTGCCGCCCGCCGTGATTCGACAACACGATGCCATCGACACCGGCCTCCACGGCCCTCAGTGCATCCGGCGCACCGAGCACGCCTTTGACGATCAGCCGGTTCGGCCACAGATCGCGCAGCCATCGGATATCGTCCCACGATAGCGACGGGTCCAGTTGCTGTCCCAGCGTGATCGTCGCGCCCTTCACGCTGTCCTGCCCCGGCGGCAGCAGGTCGCCGAGATTCGCGAAGCGCGGCATGCCGTTCGGCCACAGCACGTTGGCCATCCAGCGCGGATGGCGCAGCACGTCGAACTTGTTGCGCCAGTCGAGTTTCAACGGCTGGATGTAGTTGCGCAGATCCCATTCGCGCTTGCCGAACACCGCGCTATCCGTCGTGACGACCAGCGCCTCGATGCCCGCAGCCTTCGCGCGCTGCGCCAGTTTCGCGAGAAATTCGCGCGTACGGTACATGTAGACCTGCATCCACACGCGACCGCCGGCGCGCCGCACGACCTCCTCCAGCGCGACCGTCGACACATTGCTCAGCACGAACGGAATGCCGGCCGCCGCCGCGGCACTGGCCAGCTTGACGTCGCCTTCGCGAAACATCAGTCCGCTATAGCCGGTTGGCCCGATCATGAACGGCGCCGCGCTGCGCTCGCCGAACAGCGTCACGCTCTGGTTGCGCCGCTCGACGTTCACCAGCGTGCGCGGCAAAAAAGCGATTTCGCCGAACACATCGCGATTGCGGCGCAGCGTCGCTTCATCTTCGGCGCCGCCCTCGACATACTCGAAACAGAAATTCGGCAGGCGCTTGCGCGCCATCGCGCGCAGATCGTCGATGCCGTGCGCGCGCTTCAAGTCGCGGCCTGAATATAGGCGGCGTTCCAATTGCAGCCTCCAGTGCGTGATCTATGTAGTTATTCAGTCGTGTCGCTGCCATGCACCGGCTCAGGTCACCACGCCGACCTGCCACGGCACGAATTCGCTCTGCCCATAGCCGTGCAGTTCGCTCTTCGTGCGCGTGCCGGACGCACAGTCGAGCATCATGCGGAAGATCGCTTCGCCGAGTTCATCGATGCTCGCGCTGCCATCGATCACGCCACCGCAATTGATATCGATGTCGTCCTCCTGACGCTGCCACAACGCGGTGTTGGTCGCCAGCTTCAGCGACGGCGACGGCGCGCAGCCATAAGCGGAGCCGCGCCCGGTCGTGAAGCAGATCAGGTTCGCGCCCGAGGCGACTTGCCCCGTCGCCGACACCGGGTCGTAGCCCGGCGAATCCATGAAGACGAAGCCCTTCGCCGCGATCGGCTGCGCGTATTCGTAGACGTCGACCAGATTCGTCGTGCCGCCCTTCGCGACCGCGCCGAGCGATTTTTCGAGGATCGTCGTCAGGCCGCCCACCTTGTTGCCCGCCGATGGGTTGTTGTCCATCGCGCCGCCATTGCGCGCGCAATAGTCCTGCCACCACGCGATGCGCGCGAGCAGTTTCTCGCCGACCGCCGCGCTCGTCGCGCGGCGCGTCAGCAGATGCTCGGCGCCATAGATCTCGGGCGTTTCCGACAGGATCGCCGTGCCGCCATGCCGCACGAGCCGATCGACCGCGGCGCCGAGCGCGGGATTGGCGGAGATGCCCGAGTAGCCGTCCGACCCGCCGCACTGCAGACCGACGCATAGATGTGAGGCCGGCACCGGCGCACGCTGCACGCGGTTCGCGTCGGCGAGCATCTCGCGCACCATCGCAATGCCGCGCTCGATCGTCTTGCGCGTGCCGCCGCTGTCCTGGATCGTGAAGCTGCGCAGTTTCTTCGTGCTGGCGTCGAGGCCGCCCGCCGCGAGCACGCCGTCGATCTGGTTCGTCTCGCAGCCGAGCCCGACGAACAGCACCGACGCGAAGTTCGGATGCACCGCGTAACCGGCGAGCGTGCGGCGCAGGATCGCAATCCCCTCGCCCTGCATGTCGATGCCGCAGCCGAGTCCGTGCGTCAATGCGATCACGCCGTCGACGTTAGGGTAGTCGGCGAGCGCGTTGGGATGCACGTCGCGGCGGAAATGATCGGCGATCGCGCGCGCGACCGTGGCCGAGCAGTTCACGCTCGTCAGGATGCCGATGTAATTACGCGTCGCGATCCGTCCATCGTCGCGACGAATGCCCATGAAATGCGCCGGGTCGTCGACATAGACCGTCGGCCGCGCATCGACACCGAACGCGTGCTCCCGGGCGAACTCGGACATGCCGAGATTGTGCGTGTGAACATGCTGGCCGCGCGCGATCGCCTCACGCGCGACGCCGATGATCTGGTTGTAGCGCTTGACCGGCTCGCCTTTCGCGATGTCGCGCGTCGCGACCTTGTGCCCCGGTGGAATCAGCCCGGCGACGACCAGTTGTTCCGCGTCGATGCGCGTGCCCGGCAACAACTGCCGGGTCGCGATGATGACGTCGTCGCCGGGATGCAGGCGGATGATCGCGGACGCGACGCTAGCTTGAGTCGACATGAAGAGCCTCGAAAGCAGGGTTATTCAAAAGCGTTGAAACAGAATACGTCACACCGTGGAGCGGGCGCCCTCCGGCAAATCGCGACTGTCCGACTCCAGCGACAGCGGCTCGATGCGCCCCACGATGACAAGATAGCTGAACGCACCAAGAAAGCAGAAACCGCCCGCCACAACGAGCGGAATCGTGAACGAGCCCTTGGTCATGGCGACCATCACGCCGGTGAACGTGGTAATCACGATCCCCGCCAGATTCGACGCGAAGTTCTGGATGCCGCCGATCGATGCGACATGGCGCGGCGTCGGCGCGACGTCGCAGGGCAACGACCAGATGCTCGCCGCGGCGAACGCGAGGCTGCCATAGGCGATGCCGAAGAACGCGAGCATCAGATAGGTGTTCTCCGTGAACGCCGACAGCGTGATCACCGACGACAACAGCATGCCACCGACCATACAGGTCTTGCGCGCGGCCGTCAGGCTCCAGCCGCGCCGGAACAGCGCGTCGGACACATAGCCGCCGAGCCAGCCGCCTGGAATCGCGATCAGCGCCGGAATCATGCCGAGCGTGCCGAGCGATTTCAGCGAGAAGCCGCGCGTCTGCACGAGATAGCTCGGAAACCACGTGATGAAGAAGTAGATCACGAAGTTCAGACAGAAGAAGCCGAGCATCATCCCCCACAGTGTGCGGTGACGAAACAGCGACGCCCACGTCACGTTCTTGCCTCCTCTTGCATGAGCCGCTGGCGCAGCGTCGCGTGTGGTTTCCATCGCGTCATGCGTGGGATTGCGATAAATCACGAACCAGCCGACGATCCACACCGCGCCGAGCAAGCCGGTGAGGATAAAAGCCGCCTTCCAGCCGAGCGTGCCGATGATCAGCGCGACCACGGGAATCGACAGCGCGGAGCCGACCCGCGAGCCGCTATCGAAGATACTCGTTGCGAGTGCACGCTCCCTGGACTGGAACCATTGACTGACGAGCTTCGTACAGGACGGATACGCGCCCGCCTCGCCGACGCCGAGCAACAGCCGGCAGCCGAACATCCCCGCGACGCTGGTCGTGACCGCGGTGGCCGCGGTAAACACCGACCACCATCCGACCGCGAGCGGCAGCGCGATGCGCGCGCCGACACGATCGACGAACCAGCCGAACGGCATCTGCATCAACGCGTAGGTCCAGAAGAAGCCGCTCAGGATGAAGCCCATCTCGGCGGGGCCGATGCCGAGCGCCTTTTCGATTTGCGGAGCGGCGACCGCGAGATTCGCACGATCGATGTAATTCACGGCGATCGCGAGAAAGCACAGAAAAATCACTACCCAACGCATCTTCTTCATGAAACTGTCTCCTCCTTGGCTGGCATCTATTTGATGAACCACGCGGCAAGCGCCGCGTTCAGACGCGGTTGCTCGACCTGCACGCCAAGCTCGCGCGCGAGCTCGATCAGCGGCTTGAAACGCCGCTGCTTTTTTTGCTCGTGATTGCGCGCGATATCGGCGAGGCGATGATCGAGGAACGGGTTTTCGAAACGTTCGCGCACGTCGTCGAGATAGACGCGCGCGGCACTGCCCTGACCGAGCGCATCGAAGACCGGCAGCACCTCGTCGCGCCATAGCGATTCGAGAT
This is a stretch of genomic DNA from Paraburkholderia sp. HP33-1. It encodes these proteins:
- a CDS encoding DUF3564 domain-containing protein, with the protein product MRLTVHLDTFDRVNPMAFAILWLDKETRQWSREGHFGLDLPEWGALHVDCGNTLVCAAHSTVPVCVLEGLDLNQVEGPFESEVGRVQWCAERGCDMTSGHWRVQCIDVEQTEPENGVFATGEDTDQADQAGERA
- a CDS encoding FAD-binding oxidoreductase; the encoded protein is MQHEQTAASRGNEAVAALRTALGADIVSLPDEFGGRQFTDWSGTPSTDPVALIRPRTTEQVATALRICHQFRQPVVTQGGMTGHAGGACVLGGEVALSVERMNGVVEIDPVSATMTVLAGTPLQVVQEAADRAGFMFALDLGARGSCTIGGNIATNAGGNRVIRYGMMRDQVLDVEAVLADGSVIGAQRKMIKNNTGYDLRNLLTGSEGTLAVITRAVLRLRAKPRAISTAWCGMPDYAAVTTLLGRAQERLPAGVSAFEVMWPSYCDFVRQRLPELRVPLAGDHAYYVLLESCGADPERQSAAFEEFLADMLDAGVIADAAIAQSDADAAAFWAIRDAPAEYPRLIPGRISFDISFAVAQAGDAAQRCDERLRARWPHATILVYGHLGDGNLHVVVQEPGWTNDAVADVKQVVYELTGEMGGSVSAEHGIGEEKLSVLGLSRSPAELAAMKAIKLALDPHNILNPGKVIAA
- a CDS encoding alpha-hydroxy acid oxidase; translated protein: MERRLYSGRDLKRAHGIDDLRAMARKRLPNFCFEYVEGGAEDEATLRRNRDVFGEIAFLPRTLVNVERRNQSVTLFGERSAAPFMIGPTGYSGLMFREGDVKLASAAAAAGIPFVLSNVSTVALEEVVRRAGGRVWMQVYMYRTREFLAKLAQRAKAAGIEALVVTTDSAVFGKREWDLRNYIQPLKLDWRNKFDVLRHPRWMANVLWPNGMPRFANLGDLLPPGQDSVKGATITLGQQLDPSLSWDDIRWLRDLWPNRLIVKGVLGAPDALRAVEAGVDGIVLSNHGGRQLDSAVSAMDVLPEVVEQVGGRLCVMLDGGFRRGSDILKAVALGADAVLLGRATTYGLSAGGQPGAERAIEILKTEIDRALGLLGCSDIAGLDRSYLRWLRHEAPLSRARTESPTQMQMGQAQAAVLPACRTGDI
- a CDS encoding UxaA family hydrolase, which encodes MSTQASVASAIIRLHPGDDVIIATRQLLPGTRIDAEQLVVAGLIPPGHKVATRDIAKGEPVKRYNQIIGVAREAIARGQHVHTHNLGMSEFAREHAFGVDARPTVYVDDPAHFMGIRRDDGRIATRNYIGILTSVNCSATVARAIADHFRRDVHPNALADYPNVDGVIALTHGLGCGIDMQGEGIAILRRTLAGYAVHPNFASVLFVGLGCETNQIDGVLAAGGLDASTKKLRSFTIQDSGGTRKTIERGIAMVREMLADANRVQRAPVPASHLCVGLQCGGSDGYSGISANPALGAAVDRLVRHGGTAILSETPEIYGAEHLLTRRATSAAVGEKLLARIAWWQDYCARNGGAMDNNPSAGNKVGGLTTILEKSLGAVAKGGTTNLVDVYEYAQPIAAKGFVFMDSPGYDPVSATGQVASGANLICFTTGRGSAYGCAPSPSLKLATNTALWQRQEDDIDINCGGVIDGSASIDELGEAIFRMMLDCASGTRTKSELHGYGQSEFVPWQVGVVT
- a CDS encoding MFS transporter, with amino-acid sequence MKKMRWVVIFLCFLAIAVNYIDRANLAVAAPQIEKALGIGPAEMGFILSGFFWTYALMQMPFGWFVDRVGARIALPLAVGWWSVFTAATAVTTSVAGMFGCRLLLGVGEAGAYPSCTKLVSQWFQSRERALATSIFDSGSRVGSALSIPVVALIIGTLGWKAAFILTGLLGAVWIVGWFVIYRNPTHDAMETTRDAAPAAHARGGKNVTWASLFRHRTLWGMMLGFFCLNFVIYFFITWFPSYLVQTRGFSLKSLGTLGMIPALIAIPGGWLGGYVSDALFRRGWSLTAARKTCMVGGMLLSSVITLSAFTENTYLMLAFFGIAYGSLAFAAASIWSLPCDVAPTPRHVASIGGIQNFASNLAGIVITTFTGVMVAMTKGSFTIPLVVAGGFCFLGAFSYLVIVGRIEPLSLESDSRDLPEGARSTV